The genomic segment GCCGGCCCAGAAGAGGTTCATGACGATGAGGAGCGCTATCCATGCGCCGGGGCCGGACATCGGTCATCTCCCCCCGGCCGCGCGCATCGCCCTCATGACGCGTATCGCCGCGCATGCGGCGCCGAAGCCGTTGTCGATGTTGACGACCGAAACCCCCTCCGAGCAGCTGCAGAGCATGTTGAGGAGCGCGGCCACGCCATTGAAGCTCGCGCCGTAGCCCACGCTAGTGGGGACTGCGATGACGGGGGAGCTCACCAGCCCGCCGACCACGCTGGGCAGCGCCCCGTCCATGCCCGCTGCCACGATGAGCGCAGCCGCCCCCCTTATCTCCTCGAGGCACGCAAACAGCCTGTGGAGACCTGCGACCCCCACGTCGTAGTGCCTGGTCGGCTCCACGCCGAAGAACTCCGCGGTCCTGAGCGCCTCCTCGGCAACGGGGATGTCTGCCGTGCCCGCGGCGAGCACCGCGAGCCTCCCTGGGATCGGCTCCGGCCGCCTCTGCATGATGCTGAAGGTGCGGCTGACATGGTCCGCCTTCACCCCCTTGAACGCGGACTCGATCGTGCGGATCAGCGACTCGTCGGCCCTCGTTCCGAAGGCGTTCATGCCCCTGTCCACCGCGGCTGCGACGATCGCCCTCACGTGTTCGGGCCTCTTGCCCTCGCAGAGGATCACCTCGGCGAAGCCGTTTCGGAGCGGCCTGTGTCCGTCGTGCTTGGCGACGCCGATATCCGCGAACGGGAGCGCCGAGATCCTCTTCAGCGCCTCCCCAG from the Pseudomonadota bacterium genome contains:
- the larB gene encoding nickel pincer cofactor biosynthesis protein LarB yields the protein MDRDMIRQMLDEVASGELAPGEALKRISALPFADIGVAKHDGHRPLRNGFAEVILCEGKRPEHVRAIVAAAVDRGMNAFGTRADESLIRTIESAFKGVKADHVSRTFSIMQRRPEPIPGRLAVLAAGTADIPVAEEALRTAEFFGVEPTRHYDVGVAGLHRLFACLEEIRGAAALIVAAGMDGALPSVVGGLVSSPVIAVPTSVGYGASFNGVAALLNMLCSCSEGVSVVNIDNGFGAACAAIRVMRAMRAAGGR